In Shewanella sp. GD04112, the sequence ACATAATGGCAGCGGGACAAGAAGCGTTGGACAGTCTCTTCGCAGAGGGCTTCTTTTACGAAGGTTTTTAACGCAAGGATGACGAGTTCTCTAAATTCATCCTGACTGAACTCATCTTTGGCAACCCCAATGACTTTGGTGTTTTTATCCAGAAGTTCAGCTTTATCTAGCTGGTATAAAGAAGGTAACAACTTGCGTCGTGCCAAGTCGCCTTTAGTACCAAAGAGTACGAAGTCACAAGCTTTGGCGCCTGATGTTGTTTTGCCCATTGCGTTACGCTCTCCTTTGTATGTCGTGTCCCTTCAAGCCAATGAAGAAATCCACACTTTTGTTGTAATATAACAACAGAATTTGTTAAATGCATCTATTTTTATCAATATTAACATTCTTGCTAACTAGGCACCTAGGGCATAAATCTGATATGCTTTTTGTGCTTAAATTACTGATGATAGTAAATTCTTATTTCAAAAATGTACTTAAAACTTACTTAAGCAGTGTCGATTAGTGAGATCCTGAAACAGATCAGCAGCACTAAACAAAAATAAATAAAATTACATTCTCAATTTAGCGGACGTACGCGTATGAATACCCTAGAAAAGGTTCAAAAAAGCCTCACCCATTTTAGTAAGTCAGAACGCAAGGTTGCAGAGGTGATCTTAGCCTCTCCGCAAACAGCTATTCACTCCAGTATTGCCACTCTGGCTAAGATGGCAGATGTGAGTGAACCTACTGTGAACCGTTTCTGTCGCCGCTTAGATACTAAAGGCTTTCCTGATTTTAAGTTACATCTGGCGCAAAGTCTCGCAAACGGTACGCCTTATGTGAGCCGCCATGTGGAAGAAGATGACTCTCCAGAGTCTTACACCACAAAAATTTTCGAATCATCAATGGCTTCCTTAGATACAGCACGTCAAAGCTTAGACGTCACTGCCATCAATAAAGCCGTGGATATTCTGACTCAAGCCAAAACTATTTCCTTCTTTGGCTTAGGCGCTTCGGCCTCCGTTGCCCATGATGCCCAGAATAAATTTTTCCGTTTTAATGTGCCTGTCATCTGTTTTGACGATGTTCTGATGCAGCGCATGAGCTGTATTAACAGCAATGAAGGCGACGTTGTGGTGCTGATTTCCCATACAGGTCGTACTAAGTCATTGATTGAAATAGCGCGTTTAGCCAGAGAAAACGGCGCGGCTGTGATTGGTATTACGGCTCGTAATTCACCGCTATCCATGGAATGTACACTGCCCGTGACAATGGAAGTGCCTGAAGATACCGATATGTATTTACCAATGGCCTCGCGTTTAGCGCAATTGGTGACTATAGATGTATTGGCGACTGGCTTTACCCTACGCCGCGGCCCGCGTTTCCGTGACAATTTAAAACGTGTGAAAGAAGTGTTGAAAGAGTCTCGTATCAATAAAGATCCGATACTGTAATTCACTTCCTATCTTAAAAAAGGCTAGTGCAAATCGTCCGTCTAGCCTTTTTTAAAGCAAATTTCAGCGATACCTCACAAATTTGAAACATAACTTTAGATCAATTTGATTGTAACTTTACTACATAATTTGGAATTGCATGGTAATATAGCCCCAAGATTTTTTAACTTTAACGGAGTATCTTATGTTCCGCAGAACCAAAATCGTCACCACTCTGGGCCCCGCCACTGACCGTGACGATAACTTACGCCGTATTATCGCGGCAGGTGCAAACGTTGTTCGTCTTAACTTCTCCCACGGCTCCCCCGAAGATCATCTCAAACGCGCGACTCAAGCTCGCGAAATTGCAAAAGAATTAGGTGTCCATGTTGCTATTTTAGGTGACTTACAAGGTCCTAAGATCCGTGTATCTACCTTTAAAGACAACAAGAAAGTTCAACTGAACTTAGGTCAAGCCTACATTCTGGATGCCGAGTTAGGTAAAGGCGAAGGCGACGAGAATCAAGTCGGTATCGACTATAAGCAATTGCCAGACGATGTGAATGTTGGCGATATCCTGATGCTCGACGACGGCCGCGTTCAACTGCGTGTTGAGCGCGTTGAAGGTCGTAAAGTGCACACGACTGTTACCGTTGCAGGCCCTCTATCAAACAATAAAGGGATCAACAAACAAGGTGGTGGTCTTTCGGCAGCGGCTCTGACTGAAAAAGACAAGGCAGACATTCTGACTGCGGCCATGATCCAAGTAGATTACTTAGCCGTGTCTTTCCCACGTAGCGGCGCCGATCTGGAATACGCGCGTTCTTTAGCGCAACAAGCTGGCAGTAATGCACTGATCGTCGCAAAAGTAGAACGTGCTGAAGCCGTTGCTAGCGAAGAAGCGATGGATGATGTGATTTTAGCCTCTGACGTAGTCATGGTTGCCCGTGGTGACTTAGGGGTTGAGATTGGTGACGCAGCACTGGTTGCAGTGCAGAAGAAGCTTATCGCCCGCTCTCGTCAACTGAATAAAATCGTGATCACTGCGACTCAAATGATGGAGTCAATGATTTCGAGCCCAATGCCAACTCGCGCGGAAGTCATGGACGTGGCCAACGCCGTGCTCGATGGTACTGACGCTGTGATGCTGTCTGCCGAAACCGCTGCTGGTGACTTCCCAGAAGAAACCGTTAAGGCGATGGCGAATGTGTGTATCGGTGCCGAATCTCATCCAAGCGTGAAAGTGTCTAAGCACAGATTAGATGCACGTTTCACTTCAGTTGAAGAAACGATCGCACTCTCTACTATGTATGCCGCTAACCACTTAGAAGGCGTTAAAGCGATTATTGCCTTAACTGAGTCTGGCGCAACACCTAAACTGATGTCACGTATCAGTTCATCTTTACCAATTCTTGGTTTATCACGCCATGAGACAACGCTGGCGAAGATGGCACTGTACCGTGGTGTGTTACCGATTTACTTCGACTCAACCATTTATCCTGCCGATGAGTTAGCGCAAAAAGCGTTGGAATCATTAACAGCTGCGGGTTATCTGCAGAGTGGCGACTTGGTATTAATGACCAAGGGCGATGCGATGGAAACTATCGGCGGCACTAACACTTGTAAAGTGTTGATCGTTGCATAATTTTTGCTGATTGGCGTTAGCTAGACGTAAAGAGTAAGGCTAACCGTCATCAAGCTTAAAAACAAAAACCACCTCAATTGAGGTGGTTTTTTTATATCTTGTCAGGCTAGAAACGATTGTAGTCGTGCTAGCCGATCAGATTATAAGGCTTCAAAATCATTCACATTGATGGCCGCTAAGCGCAGCTTATCGGCATGTAACAGCTTTTGATGCTCATCTTGAGTCACAGTGCCCTGCTCCAGCGCTTTAGCAAATAACACTAAGTTAGGCACTTTGGCTGGCAACTCACCGGCGCGTTGTGCTTTCTTGAGCTTCTTGTAAATCTCTTTACAGGCATATTGCGCCACGAAGGCCTGTTCAACCTCTGCAATACCACCCACGTCGCCTTCAAACTCTGGGCATAGGAAAGTAATGCGTTCACGAGCAGGACTCGGTTTTAACATGCCAGAGACCAATTCAGTCGCCATTTTATCGCTAGGCGCATTGAAATGGTTGCCGATGGGGAAAATCAGCGCACGTAGCAGCCATGCAAATGGGCGGTTCGGGAAGTTACGGATCACTTCTTCAAGCGCTTTAGCTGCTAAGTGCAAGCGATTTGCCATTACATAGCGCACCGCGGGTAAATCGTCCTGTTGACGGCCATTGTCTTCAAACAGTTTTAAGGTGGCTGAGCCTAAGTACAGCTGGCTTAACACATCTCCCATACGTGCCGACAACATTTCCTTACGCTTCAAATCGCCGCCCATGATCAGCATTGAAATATCTGTCATCAAGGCTAATGCCGATGAAATGCGCGACATGTCTTTGTAATATTGCTTGGTTTCGCCGCTAACTGGCGCACTGCCGAAACGGCTGGCAGTCAAGGCGTTGAATAAGGCACTGAACGCGTTGCGAGTGGCGTAACCCATATGGCCCATTAACAGCGAGTCGAAACGCTCGAGCGCATCGTGCTCGTTTTCCATCGCCGCGGCTTCCATTTCAGCCAACACATAAGGATGGCAACGGGTCGCACCTTGACCAAAGATCATCAAGGAACGCGTCAAAATATTCGCCCCTTCAACGGTAATCGAAATAGGATTCGACATATAAGGGTGGCCTAAGTAGTTTTTAGGTCCTAATTGGATACCCTTACCCGACTGAATATCCATCGCATCGTTCATCACCGCGCGGCCAAGTTCAGTCATGTGGAACTTAGCAATCGCCGTCACCACTGAAGGTTTAACTTTAAGATCAATACCCGTTGTGGTTAAACGGCGCGCCGCTTCCAATTGATAGGTATTAGCGATAATGCGCGCCAGCGCTTCTTGCACACCTTCAAAGTTGCCAATCGCCATACCAAATTGCTGACGCACATAGCTGTAAGCCGTGGTGGTTTTGGTCGCCATATGGCCAGAAGCGGTAGCCAATGCAGGCAGAGAAATACCGCGACCCGCCGATAAACATTCAACCAGCATACGCCAGCCTCTGCCCGCAAACTCAGGACCACCGATAATCCAATCCAGCGGAATAAAGACTTCTTCGCCCTTAGTAGTCCCGTTCATAAACGCCATGTTAAGCGGATTATGACGACGCCCAATCACCACACCAGGATGATCAGTAGGGATCAAGGCGCAGGTAATACCTAAATTCTTTTTATCGCCAAGCAAACCATCAGGGTCGCGCATCTGGAAGGCTAAACCTAATACGGTTGCCACAGGTGCGAGGGTGATATAACGCTTGTCCCAGGTTAATTTCAGGCCTAAAACTTCTTCACCGTTAAACTCACCACGGCAAACAATACCCACATCGGGGATAGCGCCCGCATCACTACCGGCTTCAGGGCCAGTTAATGCAAAGCATGGGATCTCATCACCCTTGGCTAATGCAGGTAACCAGCGCTCCTTTTGCTCTTTGGTACCATAATGAGTCAAAAGCTCACCTGGGCCTAATGAGTTTGGAACCATCACAGTGACCGCGGCACTCACACTGCGGCTGGCTAATTTACTCACAATCGTCGAGTTGGCGTAGGCAGAAAACGCACGACCACCAAACTTTTTCGGGATGATCAGTGCAAAGAAGCCTTCTTTTTTAAAGTAGTCCCACAGCTCTGGTGGCAAATCCTTACGATTATGCACGATATCAAAATCATCGATCATCTTCAGGGCGGTCATCACCTGATTATCGATAAAGTCTTTCTCTTCAGCCGTAAGAGTGGGTTTACCGTAACTGTGCAGGGTATTCCAATTCGGATTACCGCGGAATAGCTCGCCTTCCCACCACACATCACCCGCTTCCATCGCTTCGCGCTCGGTATCGGATAATGGCGGTAATACTTTTTTAAAGAAGTGAAACACAGGCTGGGTGATAAATTGCATCCGAAGGCTCTTTACTGCAAACAGTGCAATAATCGCAATCAGGGCAATAATTATAATCGTCAACATAATCAAGACCTTTTATTAAGAAGCCACGGGGACTGATACGCCCGCAGCCATGTAGGGGATCACTTTACGGATCACGGCTTCGATGTCGTTATGCTCACCAAATTCGGCCGCGGCAATATCATTGAGCGCATCGGCTGACGCCATGGTGAAAACAATCGTGCCTAGGGTAAAGTGTAAGCGCCAAAACATTTCAGCAGGAGGAATATGCGGTGCACTGGCCGAAACAGCTTTTACAAAGGTGTCTAAATGCTGCCCATAATGGGTGGTGATAAACCAACGCAGGTGCCCTTGGCTTTCAATGTAACCGCGACCGAGCAATTGTAGGAAAATTGTCGTGCCTTCGGTGCGCAGCTCGTTCAAATCCAATAATGGATCGACTAACGCAGAGAAAATCTCCTCTAACGAAGCCTGTGTTGGCGCAGTATGTAAACGTTTTATGGCCGTCGATGCGGCGGGCATAAACACGTCTAAATAGCGGGCTAACACGGCGCGGATTAACTCTTTTTTAGAGCCAAAGTGATAGTTCACCGAGGCTAAGTTAACCTCCGCCTTGCTCGTGATAAGTCGCAATGACGTCTCAGAAAACCCCCTTTCGGCAAATAGCTTCTCTGCGGCATCAAGTATTCTAGTTTTTGTATCGGATCGACTTGCCATTCCGTGACCTTGAATTAATTTAAAACACTCGTTTAAATTAAACATTGGTATGGGAGTTGTCAAACGAAAAATGGCCAAATAAGCTGCGCCTTGCTGACATGGATTAACAGGCCACTCACATCCGTTGCAAAAAACCATGAAAAGTCATCAAGTCCTGTGCAAAAAACACTGTGCTTAGGTAGAATGCTTAACACAAAAACAACAAAGGACTGCAATACATGGCTATTCTATTGAATCGTCCCACCACTCTTGCGCTCACCATAGCACTAACCTTAGGCCTAACCGCCTGTAATGATGCCCAAAGCAAGGCCGAAACCACTGCAGCACCTGCTGCAACTAATGCTGCGCCCGATAAAGCTCAGGCCATCGCCTTTATTCAAGATGCTGAAGCCCAGATGGCGCAGCTCTCTATCGAAGCGAATCGCGCCGAATGGATTTACAGTAACTTCATCACCGAAGATACCGCTGCACTTTCGGCCGCAGTCGGTGAAAAAGTCAGTGCCGCGTCGGTAAAATTTGCCACCGAAGCTGCCAAGTACGCCAATGTGGAACTCGATCCAGCCAATGCGCGCAAACTGAATATTCTGCGCAGCGCACTCGTGTTACCTGCGCCGCTTGATCCCGCCAAAAATGCTGAGCTGGCGCAAATCAGCTCCGAGCTCAATGGACTCTATGGTAAAGGCAAATACTGTTTCGCCGATGGCAAGTGTATGACCCAGCCAGAGCTGTCGAGCCTGATGGCGGAATCGCGTGACCCAGCCAAACTGCTTGAGGCATGGAAAGGTTGGCGCGAAATTGCAAAACCGATGCGCCCACTATTTCAACGTGAAGTTGAACTCGCCAACGAAGGTGCAAAAGATCTAGGTTACGCTAACCTCTCTGAGTTATGGCGCAGCCAATACGATATGAAACCCGATGAATTTTCACAGGAGTTAGATCGTTTATGGGGACAAGTTAAGCCCCTCTATGAATCCCTGCATTGTTACGTTCGCGGCGAGCTGAATAACGAATACGGTGATGCCATCGCGCCAAAAACCGGCCCTATTCCCGCACACTTACTGGGAAATATGTGGGCGCAGCAATGGGGCAATGTGTACGATCTCGTCGCCCCTGACGATGCCGATCCTGGCTATGATGTGACGGAATTGCTCGAGCAGAAGGGCTATGATGAACACAAGATGGTTAAACAGGCCGAAAGCTTTTTCACCTCGTTAGGCTTTGCGCCGCTGCCAGACAGTTTCTGGAGTCGCTCTTTATTCTTGCAACCCAAGGATCGTGATGTCGTTTGTCATGCCTCGGCGTGGGATTTGGATAACCTCGACGATATTCGCATCAAGATGTGTATCCAGAAAACCGCTGAA encodes:
- a CDS encoding MurR/RpiR family transcriptional regulator translates to MNTLEKVQKSLTHFSKSERKVAEVILASPQTAIHSSIATLAKMADVSEPTVNRFCRRLDTKGFPDFKLHLAQSLANGTPYVSRHVEEDDSPESYTTKIFESSMASLDTARQSLDVTAINKAVDILTQAKTISFFGLGASASVAHDAQNKFFRFNVPVICFDDVLMQRMSCINSNEGDVVVLISHTGRTKSLIEIARLARENGAAVIGITARNSPLSMECTLPVTMEVPEDTDMYLPMASRLAQLVTIDVLATGFTLRRGPRFRDNLKRVKEVLKESRINKDPIL
- the pyk gene encoding pyruvate kinase, encoding MFRRTKIVTTLGPATDRDDNLRRIIAAGANVVRLNFSHGSPEDHLKRATQAREIAKELGVHVAILGDLQGPKIRVSTFKDNKKVQLNLGQAYILDAELGKGEGDENQVGIDYKQLPDDVNVGDILMLDDGRVQLRVERVEGRKVHTTVTVAGPLSNNKGINKQGGGLSAAALTEKDKADILTAAMIQVDYLAVSFPRSGADLEYARSLAQQAGSNALIVAKVERAEAVASEEAMDDVILASDVVMVARGDLGVEIGDAALVAVQKKLIARSRQLNKIVITATQMMESMISSPMPTRAEVMDVANAVLDGTDAVMLSAETAAGDFPEETVKAMANVCIGAESHPSVKVSKHRLDARFTSVEETIALSTMYAANHLEGVKAIIALTESGATPKLMSRISSSLPILGLSRHETTLAKMALYRGVLPIYFDSTIYPADELAQKALESLTAAGYLQSGDLVLMTKGDAMETIGGTNTCKVLIVA
- a CDS encoding TetR/AcrR family transcriptional regulator, with translation MASRSDTKTRILDAAEKLFAERGFSETSLRLITSKAEVNLASVNYHFGSKKELIRAVLARYLDVFMPAASTAIKRLHTAPTQASLEEIFSALVDPLLDLNELRTEGTTIFLQLLGRGYIESQGHLRWFITTHYGQHLDTFVKAVSASAPHIPPAEMFWRLHFTLGTIVFTMASADALNDIAAAEFGEHNDIEAVIRKVIPYMAAGVSVPVAS
- a CDS encoding M2 family metallopeptidase; this translates as MAILLNRPTTLALTIALTLGLTACNDAQSKAETTAAPAATNAAPDKAQAIAFIQDAEAQMAQLSIEANRAEWIYSNFITEDTAALSAAVGEKVSAASVKFATEAAKYANVELDPANARKLNILRSALVLPAPLDPAKNAELAQISSELNGLYGKGKYCFADGKCMTQPELSSLMAESRDPAKLLEAWKGWREIAKPMRPLFQREVELANEGAKDLGYANLSELWRSQYDMKPDEFSQELDRLWGQVKPLYESLHCYVRGELNNEYGDAIAPKTGPIPAHLLGNMWAQQWGNVYDLVAPDDADPGYDVTELLEQKGYDEHKMVKQAESFFTSLGFAPLPDSFWSRSLFLQPKDRDVVCHASAWDLDNLDDIRIKMCIQKTAEDFTVIHHELGHNFYQRAYKQQPFLFKNSANDGFHEAIGDTIALSITPSYLKQIGLLEDVPDASKDIGLLLKQALDKIAFLPFGLMIDQWRWKVFSGEITPAQYNQAWWELREKYQGVKAPTDRSEADFDPGAKYHVPGNVPYTRYFLAHILQFQFHKALCDTAGDKGPVHRCSIYGNQAAGEKLNKMLELGASQPWPVALKEVTGTEGMDAKAVLDYFAPLKTWLDEQNTAANRQCGW
- a CDS encoding acyl-CoA dehydrogenase produces the protein MLTIIIIALIAIIALFAVKSLRMQFITQPVFHFFKKVLPPLSDTEREAMEAGDVWWEGELFRGNPNWNTLHSYGKPTLTAEEKDFIDNQVMTALKMIDDFDIVHNRKDLPPELWDYFKKEGFFALIIPKKFGGRAFSAYANSTIVSKLASRSVSAAVTVMVPNSLGPGELLTHYGTKEQKERWLPALAKGDEIPCFALTGPEAGSDAGAIPDVGIVCRGEFNGEEVLGLKLTWDKRYITLAPVATVLGLAFQMRDPDGLLGDKKNLGITCALIPTDHPGVVIGRRHNPLNMAFMNGTTKGEEVFIPLDWIIGGPEFAGRGWRMLVECLSAGRGISLPALATASGHMATKTTTAYSYVRQQFGMAIGNFEGVQEALARIIANTYQLEAARRLTTTGIDLKVKPSVVTAIAKFHMTELGRAVMNDAMDIQSGKGIQLGPKNYLGHPYMSNPISITVEGANILTRSLMIFGQGATRCHPYVLAEMEAAAMENEHDALERFDSLLMGHMGYATRNAFSALFNALTASRFGSAPVSGETKQYYKDMSRISSALALMTDISMLIMGGDLKRKEMLSARMGDVLSQLYLGSATLKLFEDNGRQQDDLPAVRYVMANRLHLAAKALEEVIRNFPNRPFAWLLRALIFPIGNHFNAPSDKMATELVSGMLKPSPARERITFLCPEFEGDVGGIAEVEQAFVAQYACKEIYKKLKKAQRAGELPAKVPNLVLFAKALEQGTVTQDEHQKLLHADKLRLAAINVNDFEAL